CAAACTCGTTGCCGCAGAAAATGCGTGGCAAACGGTGGACGACGCGCTGCAAATTTTCGGCGGCAACGGGTATGTGCGCGGCGAATACATGATCGAGCGCATTTGGCGCGACGTGCGCGTGGCGCGGGTGTACGACGGCTCGAGCGAAGTGCAACAAATTGTCATTGCTCAGCGCCTGCGCAAGGGCGACTTGGAAACGCGAGGGTAGCTCAGGGTTGGCCAAGGCCCAGCGCGGCTCAAGTTTCGTCGCGGAAGGGACTGTCCAAACGGTACTTTTGCATGCGGTGCCGCAGCACGTTGCGCGACACTCCGAGCAGCCGAGCTGCCCGCACTTGATTGCCTCCGGTGTGCTCGAGGGCAACGCGTACCAGAGCGGCCTCTACCCGTTCGTACAAGCGATCGCCACCCGATCGTGTGGCCTCGCGCAAGGCTTCCAAGAGCGGATCGTCGCGTGACTCGTCCCACCGGCGTGTGGGTTCCGGAGACGTCCAGCGGAGCTCCGGGCCGAGCTGGACATCGCTGGCCTCGACGATGCTGCCGCGGGCGTGCAAACAAGCGCGTGCGACGGCGTTTTCCAGCTCGCGGACATTGCCGGGCCAGGCATGGGCGCGCAGTTTGTCTTCGGCCGCGGGGCTGAAGCCAACCAGGCTGCGCCCGAGCCGCTCGCGCTCTCGTTGCAAAAATACCCGCGCCAGCAGCAGGACGTCGTCGCCGCGACTACGCAGCGGAGGCACCGCGATGCGGAACACATGCAGGCGGTAGTACAGGTCGGCGCGGAACGTTCCGGCGCGCACGCGCTCTTCGAGGTCAGCATTGGTCACGGCAATCACCCGCACATCGAAGGTACGCGGGAGGTTGCCTCCGAGCGGTGTGACCTCGCGGCTTTGCAAGACGCGCAGGAGTTTGGCTTGCAGCGGCAAGGCCATCTCGCCAATTTCGTCGAGCAGCAACGTACCGCCCTGGGCCAGGGCGAACTTTCCCGGCCGCTCGGCAACGGCACCGGTAAAAGCTCCCTTTTCGTGGCCGAACAGTTCGGCCTCGAGCAATTCGCTGGGAATGGCGGCGCAATTCAGGGCAACAAATGGGCCGTCGCGGCGGGCACTGTGATCGTGGATCGTGCGAGCCACCAGTTCCTTTCCCGTGCCGCTTTCTCCGGTGACGAGCACGGTGGCATCGGTGGCGGCGGCGCGGCCAATTTCCTT
This sequence is a window from Candidatus Binatia bacterium. Protein-coding genes within it:
- a CDS encoding sigma-54 dependent transcriptional regulator; translation: MKARILIVDDEPNVHYSFQRALAAEFEVRSAYTGEDALTIAERETLDAALLDVRLVDSDGLDVLERLRALQPSLPVLMMSAYASTDAVIRSTALAARDFLLKPVDVPTLRKLLHDVIPKHPSASGSLEVSDGVGKLIGRSPVMLELYKEIGRAAATDATVLVTGESGTGKELVARTIHDHSARRDGPFVALNCAAIPSELLEAELFGHEKGAFTGAVAERPGKFALAQGGTLLLDEIGEMALPLQAKLLRVLQSREVTPLGGNLPRTFDVRVIAVTNADLEERVRAGTFRADLYYRLHVFRIAVPPLRSRGDDVLLLARVFLQRERERLGRSLVGFSPAAEDKLRAHAWPGNVRELENAVARACLHARGSIVEASDVQLGPELRWTSPEPTRRWDESRDDPLLEALREATRSGGDRLYERVEAALVRVALEHTGGNQVRAARLLGVSRNVLRHRMQKYRLDSPFRDET